A window of Branchiostoma floridae strain S238N-H82 chromosome 9, Bfl_VNyyK, whole genome shotgun sequence genomic DNA:
GCATGGGGCTGGGCAGGCACCTGCTCAGCAGAGACTGTTCACAACTGCACCTGGGGATCGGGCGGGTTTCCAATCCTCTACTGCAGGGGATTCAAACCATCGTGCGTACGTCCCGGACAGTCACGAACTACAAGTGGAGGAAGCTAACGAATTAGTTCAGGATGCTCTCGCGAAAACGCCACAGGTAATGACAAATACAGGCTATGGGTCGAACGCCAGAACGACAACCCAGGCGCCATACTCAAACCCCAGGTATCGCCTGTTGTTCTCTCAGAAAAAGGCTTGGGGTACGCCCACCTCGCAGGCTGAAGAGATGACAGCAACACAAAGCAGCTCAACAGTAAGTAGTGGTGCTGGGATCACAACTGTCACTCCAAGTACCACCCGTATCATTCCCTCTGCCaccacaataacaacaacaacagtctcTCACACCACGGGAAATAGTTCTGTCGCACATACTAACGGCACAAGCAGTGCCTCTAGTGTGTCCCAGGCTTCAACTACAAGAACTCCAATGGCTTACTCTAGGCCACTCTTGAACTACACAAGGGTCACAGAAAACAGCACTGTTACAAGTAACGATGCTCACAACCACACCAATGGGTACTCCAGAACTAACCATGACAGAGAGAGTACTGTAGAAAGGAACACAAGTTATAACGTGCCAGGAAGTCAACAAAGTAGGACAGCTTCCGGCACTGGAATCTCAGTCAAGGGGCACGCGGTCAGCTCAGAACAGCAGACACAGCTCCATGACACGCAGAAACGTTTAGACCTACTGAGGCAAGAACGAGAGGCCCACCGTGCAAACGGAATGTTCCAGAAGGCAgaggaggaagagaaagaaAGTGACCATCAGTCGGAGGAAGAAGAATTAGAAGAAGAGTCGGAACCAGAGCCTCCAAAGCCTAAGATCATCAAAGGAATCTTGAAAAAGAAGTCCAAGTATGAATCTCATCCTTCGCGACCCTTCAGTGTGGTTATAACGGGAGGGAGACAGATACAAGACAGTGTGGACTTGGCGAAACAGGAGAAGAAAAAGCGTGGCATTCGCTGGGTGGACCTAACATATGACGACGatgaaaaagaacaaaataatgAGTTACAAATAGGCGCAAAGCCACAACCGAGCACGCAAACTTCCAGACCAACAACAACCCCTCAAGCCACCGCGATTCACAATGGGCCAACGAGACTTCAGACTGGGAGGCGGCGCGTTTCCAGCGCAGGGTCGGTACGGAAAGCAATATTAGCCCGAGCGAAAGCCGCGTCCAGACAGGGAACCATAACACTCCACGGTAACGACAGCTCGCAGCCTCATAACGAAGATACTCCTGGTGACCAAGTTGGAAAGCCATCAAATCGTCAACTCAGTGTCTCAACTTGCAGTTACTCAATACAAGCCACACCCAGCCAACCACAGGCCTCCACACAAATGCCCAGGAAAGTCGAGAACACAAAACAGACCAATGCGCAAACGAAAATGGAAAACGATCACGAAATTTACAGCGCCAATGGACTTCGTCTTGACAAGACTCCGACAGACGACGAAATCAATTGGCTGTGGGACAAGGTTCGCTCCTGTTTGAATCAGAGAGCTGACCGGTCAGGAATGGAGACTGCAGAGCAAGTTTCAACAGCTTCTGCATCAAAACAGGTACAGCTACTAGTCACCATCTTTCATTACAACTTGCTACCATTGCCAGGGAAtatgtacagtaattgttgATAGATTTTCTCCTTGGCTAAGAAAAGATGATGGTAATGACAtctggtacatgtagtacatctgAAAACAGTTGAATACCCTTCAGAGacaagtgtacttcgagcaTGTAGTTACTTAACTGTGAGTGTGACAGCATAGTAACTTACATTTAGTTCCAGTGTCCATTATTCactttttggatttttttaaacatttgatttcttttctttttattacaGTTTTTCTGATATTGTATTATCTTTTACTTCCCAACTGTGGTATACTAGTAAAGTGATGGCTTATGAATAAGTCTAAAACTTAAAAAGTGATTATGACAGTAAAATACCATAAAAGTACCCTTGCTCTCTGACAGTTAGGTTTTCTTTACTTGGTTTTACTCTCAATATTTAGATGGTCAAGGTACATGCTGTCAGCTGGAaggtaaagaaaatgttttaagtTTTGTGTGATCGTTATTTGTTCCAGGATCCTGCTGTGACAGGAAGCCGGCAGACAGCTCAGATGTCCCAGCTGACCCTGGACGGGGGGAGGTTAGCAGGCTCGGAGGTGGTCCCCAGGCTCAGAACCATGCCCAGGGTGGGGGGGTTCTCATCTGCAGCACCCACAGGTAAGGGGAGTGGGGGGTATGGTGGGGTGGACTTGTGGACAACCATTGTTGATTGGACTTAGGACCTACATTATTTTATGTTGCGCACCCATAATGTCTTCTGTGCTCCTAAATTTTTAGTTTGAAAGAAGCTGAGTGcactagcctgggtatcatctgGATATATAGGTGTTTGCTCTGACGATTATtatacactacatgtattatacagtcgcttctttgcTATTCTAACTTGGAACTCAACTTCATGTCCAAATCTTTGACGAGGGCGCTAATTTGTCCCATCAGGGTAGTAGTTtactcctatgtttgcttctacTACCCAAGAAACTGAAATGGTTATTAATAACTGATTGCTGTATTTCATcaggtgttggaacacctgttcgaaTGAGCGTTCTAGAACCCTTGATTCCCTCATAACTGATGTCATCACCCAAAGATTTTGATATATGTAGTTCCCCGTGCAGATGCATGCCattgggtagcagaagcaaacataggagcaaactacttccTGAATGGTAGCCAGGCTAGCGCACCTTTTCCAAAAAATTGATTTCGAGCTTTGACGTTTATGGTGAGTGAAGAGGTACTTTTCAGTTGTACTGAATGCCATGATGTTCATCAGCAGGAGGAAGGAGAAGAACAGCCAGTGAGAACAACAGCGCCTCCTTGCGTCGTAATGCCCTACTGCAGCAGAGGAACCAGCAAAGAGCCAACACCTTACAGAAGACCCCCACCCCCTCACAGCAGCAAGTCCGGTTTACGGAAATCTCACAGGTATGTAGAGCAgacagggatgtccctgtggctcaactgatATCGGCCTCACAGAAACAGTAACAGTTATTACAGTCCACTATTCTCCCTCCAGACTGCTATAGGTCCTACTGACAGTAACTACAGTGTACTGTTCTGTTCCCAGACTACTAAAGGGCCCATCCCTAGTGCCCAGGAGCCAGGGAACAGGACAGCAGGTCCTACTGACAGTAACTACAGTGTACTGTTCTGTTCCCAGACTACTACAGGTCCTATACCCAGTGCCCAGGGAACAGGACAGCACAGCAGGTCCTACTGACAGTAACTATACAGTGTACTGTTCTGCCTCTGGACTACTACAGGCCCCATTCCCAGTGCCCCGGGTATCAAGTCCTACTGACAGTAACTTCAGTGTACAGACGTCTGTTCCCAGACTACTACAGGCTCCATCCCCAGTCCCAGAGCCAGGGAACAGGACAGCAGGTCGTACTGACAGTAAACTACAGTGTGCTGTTCTCCCTCTAGACTACTACAGGTCCTACTGACAGTAACTACAGTGTACTGTTCTGTTCCAAGACTACTACAGGTCCCATCCCCAGTGGCCAGGAGCCAGGGAACATGACATCAGGTCCTATTGGCAGTAACTAAATTGTACTGTTCTGTTCCCAGACTACTACAGGTCCCATGCCCAGGAGCTAGGGAACAGGACAGCCATTCCTACTGATAAtaactacagttactgtatattGTTCTGTTTCTACTGACTACTACAGCCAGTACAGGTCCTACTGACAGTAACTTACAGAGTACTGTTCTGTTCCCAGACTACTACAGGTCCCATCCCCAGTGCCCAGGAGCCAGGGAACAGGACAGCGGGCCCTACTGACAGTGAGGTGACCGAGAGTCTGGCCGCTTTCCTGGAGGCTGAGTACATGTCTGACCAGCCCATCTCTGAAGCTGAGATCGCTGCTGCACTAGACGCCATGCAAAACAGACAGACTGGACAGAAGGGTGGGTATACAGCTGCTGTTGCTGGAATCAAGCGGCATTTTTATAGCAAGTAAAATTGTAAGCCTTAAGAAAAAAGCTTGCCATGCAACCGTTAGATAACTGTGAGGATGAAATGGTGGTAGAAGTTACACTTACATTATGTAGGGCCACGAAATATGCATTGAGTTTCGGGAAATGTCCACATATAATCTCGCAGCACATTTTGCAATATTCTGCAGGACATTTGGAAATTTTTTGTAGTGCGTTCTGCGATATCCCATAGGGTGTTCTGCAAGAGTTAGGAGGTTTCTTCTGAGTTTTGCAAATTTCAGTTCTGCAGCAAAaatcaaacatgtacaatgattCACTTCTGGGATTTatgcagatacatgtaacttttcatTCACTCTAAAACACTAAGTCTTACAGGATGTGAACTAACCTTACATAATTTATGTGGTTTGTGTTTACAGCACCAAGTGCACTGTCCATGGAGGAACGAAGACTTCTGCAGTCTTTGGACAGACTCAACCAGAGGTTAAAAGGTAAGTTTCTCTTTTGAGAGGTTACGTCACTGTACCGTAACACTTAAAGCCATACACAGGGAATAGTTGACAAAAAAAAGCACAGGATGGGAGATTATTGTTGCATGAACAATGCAATATCAATACaaagcaacatacatgtattagattaGAGCAATGATGGCATGATAATTATTCTAACTGTATTCACTGATTTCTACCATGATGATAGTTATACATGCAGGAAGAGTTTGAAAACAGATGATTATAAtaaaaatgtccttgttttaTACAAATTTAATGTTCAAACTTGAACGTGACTGTATATTCTAAATCACATTATTTCATTCTAGTTACAGAAACTGTCACTCAGAATGCTGCAACCAACATGACACAAAAACCCCCACTCCATGTAAGATATTCTTCCTTTTTCATtgttacatgacttgtacaacAATGATATtatacctttattttgtattttgtgtaataatAGTTGTTTTCATACGTTGCaccatgtacaatttttgtttatttaaaaGGTCATTCTATATTAAAGAAAAGTGGTGAATAAATTTATGTTTTTCTGTTTCTGCTGTCCAGCCGGGAACAAGAACTAACCAGTCCAAACCAAAGCGGGTGATGTCAGCGACCACCGTGGGACCACGATACCACTTCAGAACAGGCTCCGCTGACAACAACACACGCGCTAGGAAAAACTATGTCTATCAGTAAAACATTCTTTGCATCTCTGATGTCACAGACACATCTGAGTGATTTTAGCCATTGTAGCTTCAATCTATTTATAGATCGCTACATTTAACTTTGTGCTGTCGTATTGGCATAACGGTTAGAATGTTCTACCCGGAACCGAGaagtcctgggtttgaatccagtGATAATATTaccaccgatgttgtgcccttgagaaagccACTTAGCACGACTATCCtgactccacccaggtgtaagaatgggtacctgacttcagttggggaggtaaaagctggtggaaggagagggatgggctccgccttctaAAACTGTACCATAGACAGTGGATAACACCCCACTACCCCTATGGCCTTAAAAAGCTATGCGACTactaccttaaagtttatatttTACTTTAAACTTGAGTCTTGTAGCTGTCCAAGAACAAATTCCTTGATATGTTCCTTCAATGCATTGTATGATGAGCCACCTCTATACTTCCCTCTCTTTGTGCCATTTATAAGTCATCAGTTCTCAGAACCAAACTGTACAGTCCAGTACCTTGTACCATTTCAACTTTCCTGAGAGTCACACTAAATGATTCTCTTTAACTCAGAAATAGCCACTCATGTCATAGTTGTAAGAGCTATTGCATGACAATTTTACTCCATTGTATATAATATGAGGACTATTTGTAAGTTTGCattagcctggtaaccattctccATGGACTAGCTTGGGGTTGTTTTACCTGTCAAAGTCTTGCTGAGCAACCAGGCCTTTTATGATACCAACATATTTTTTCAGCTGGATGTTTTGAATTACAGAGTGATGTAATTGACATCGATGAATACTGTAAAAATTTCCCTGGATTGCACTAGTTAACTGGATAGGCGAGCATATGTACatgtcttgaaaaaaaacatcttttCTTGTTGGGCCAGTCAAGAAAAACCAGGCCTGATAAAAATCCAGGGACAGATCACATGAAAAGGTTATATTGGACGTCGttcacacgtttgggggcttacagtCTAATGAAATAATAACAGTCAAACTCTCAAGACGACCACTTTGAGTCCATCACAAAATTTTCAGTTCTGAATGTCTATCATGGCTGCTACCACTCAGAGTTCAGGATGCAAGTTTTAACaatcaggtccaagttcaggtccggacctgatgctctggacctgaaccggacctgtaccagAATTATCGGTTACTGGTACCCACCCTACAAGGTATTATGGTTACCAGGCTTAGTTTGCATgtatctaaggccacaccaatttaatttcttggttcacggattttttcataaaaaatatggagcgagagggcgaaataaaaataaaacttgtaaaatggttggggtaaaggtaacagctaatccaaaacacaaagaaaaaagttttcagcttgaaaaaagtacaaaaacactattattgtacagtaaccgcacctgtacccacactttaaggagcttataatataaaggccaatttgcttcaccagaaagttggtgaatggtttcattaaatggtgaaaatttgctgagtggtaatttttatttttatttttttttccaaaaaataggagcgagcgaatccgtgaaccaagaaattaaattggtgtggcctaagctgcATATTTGCCCCCAGTCCATTGATGTGACTGAGATGTGGCTATACTGTACCAGGTGCAATAAGAATGTGCCTTTATTTCTTGATATATTGAACAAGTTCTGTGAGTAGACTTGATTTAGACTTCAGATAATCCAAAGTTAGGACAAGATCCTTAAACTATGTTTGAGATATGAGTGAGGATTTTAACTTGCTGACAATTTTGGCAATgaccaataagaaaaaaaaaaacctctcaCGAAGTTGAAGTGTTTCTTAGAggattttgcaaaaaaagactTTGATATTGTCCTGAATCATTTCaagatttgtatatttttatggACAAAGTTGTGAATAATTCCTGGAAATGTTATAGAGAATGTAAAATGTTATTTAAGCATGAATCACTGTTTATTTTTGTGactgtacaaaatgtgtctaaaatgtcagtgtttaaaACTAAAATACTTGTCTATGTTTGAGATGTGAAGTTGTTAAGGTACCTGTGTCAAAAATTGatgtttgaaattaaaaaaatcaagattgAAACCGTAACTTTTGGGAATGTTGAATTGTGCTTTTTTCTGTTAGTTTACACTTACTACATTTTATCAATTTATGAAAGACATTTGCGCGCCCAACAATTTTTCGTCTATTTCAAAAAAACAATGACTATTAACCCATGAAATAAAGAAGCTTATAAATGCCATGGATCAAGCAAAAATGTTACCAATCTACCAAAGTGGGAAAAGATGATTGTGGAAGGACAAAAGTCATTGTTCTCACTTGTACATCTGGTTggagacatacaaaatgtaatattataCAATCAGTGTAACTCAGACTTAATGTTATACAATCGTGAATTTCATTCAAAAAATTTTATTCCATCAACAATCAATATGCACATCTTCAACATTATATACAATGCATTTACCCAAATATGAAGACTGAAAATTGAATAATATTCTTAACAACCAACAAGATATCATAAATTTTAGTCTGCTCGATATTAAATCTctttacatttacaaaacaatatCTGCAACAAATCAAAATACACCAACAAATTTATATCATCAATATTCTCATTGCAATGCCCGCATGTGCATTTCacattgaaacatttttttcttgggaGGGTACGACAGATGGAATACAACACGGTCTTTTTCCGCATCACCTATCGTCCCAGCTCTCCCGTAGGTTGGATCACCCTCTGTCTTTCGGCCACTGGGTGATtctacccgcggtcgggctggtttCTCGAGTGacaatacaccatgttgtattctatatcaaattttatttttactaGCAGGTTACTATTTAACTGTACACAAGAACTGTCTAATGAACCTAAGTTTTGTATTATCTATACTGTGCGATAATCTATTCTGCAACATCTCCATACAATCATTATGCTAGAATTATCTGCCAGGCAAAACTCAGCTAGAATTCAGGCTTAGGGCAAATTCACTCTCCAAAAGCACATGTACCTAATAGCTACTTCATCAAGCATATAGTATTATGGACGTTGATTAtgcataaaaaaattaaatgtcCCTCAACTGTCAAGCAGTTCTGCAATTTCAAAACCCATTAATAAAGATCAAATTACAATATCATACATAGTATGTATTATTCCATTATCCCGGAAGCATTACAGCTTTTGGGCTGAATTTTTACCAACCTCAATTTCAACAGAAGTTAAAGTCTTGTTTGTAAGAGTTTATACAAAGATAGTCATGTATCTCAAGGTACCCATGATTCAATAAATCATGgtgtattctatattctatataATAATCACGATGTTTACCCTTCAATCCAAGGCTCAGTTGTCGTATTGGAGGAAGTAAATAAAGCTAGATTTGCTGCCATCTTTTGAGATGATGTTGTACAAGtcgatacatttttttttacttttcatccAGCCAGGCAACTTGAATATCAACAATTTTTTATGATACCTTAATAAGCACCATTGCCCTTCATCACATTATCATACACAATTCACCAATTAAAAGATGACATTTTAGAAAAAATCACAAATCATCCTGCATTTGTTTGCAATGTTGTTGCTacctacttttttttatatttcccTTTCACCTGAGTGAGGATACTGTGATCATTGAGTTAAGCCTGATACCAGACAAAATTGGCAAGTTCAATGTTTTACGTAATACAATTATTGTTCTTGAGAGTGGCTTCAAATCTTTCATGTTTTAGCCTAAATACATTAAGCCTCCTCATTCTACAACTTGCAGTATACATCAGATCTGTAAATTGAAATTTGACACCATCTAAATTAttgctacagtcaaacctgtacaagtgattCCCATGGAACGAACCAGGGTTTAACAAATAGCCAGCatccttccttccatcctttgacagaattttgaagctggagacggaaaaaaattttttccattccgtcctctgtgaacaaatctaaccctcaaaatgcaggaaatagcatttcagagagTCTAGATTTCAAAGTTTTCCTTGGGAACATGctcccggaccccctaggaatgctgcgccaaagccaatcaaaatccaggggacagaaaatgatttctgggtggctacaaccctggaatGAACAATAAAAATCCTGAAGTgactacatttgtacctgtccacatagatttttgtcatacctgggctgtgATAATGTTTGATGGGGTTTTCTGAATCGGATGATATTTTCGGATTATCACAAGGGCTtctacagtacattgtacaacttgtATTAAAAGGGCTTTgattctagcctggtatccagccatattgtagctcccgagtctcttaggccacaccaatttaatttcttggttcacggattcgctcgctcctactttttggaaaaaaaaataaaaattaccactcagcaaattttcaccattaatgaaaccattcaccaactttctggtgtagcaaacataaaaactgacactacttttgtaattttcaatgaacaggtgctgttactgtacagtaatagtgtttttgtactttttttcaagctgaaaactttttattctttatgttttggattagcttttaccttaaccctaaccattttacaacttttatttttatttttatttcgccctctcactccatattttttatgaaaaaatccgtaaaccaagaaattaaattggtgtggccttatggccTTAAATACtgtttaatgcatttaagtttgctgggatttaatttcggggtagcgggaaaaatgacttttcgcggtggatttaatttcgcggtatcaccatcgactgcagtctaataccttaatagaaaaatgttcgcggtggatttaagttcgcggtaaagtggtcgccgcgaaattgcgaacattaatccaccgcgaacatttctgcatttacagtattgcggtgaggacagaagagacttagGAGccataatacagctggataccaggctactttgATTCATCAATTCCATCTGCTTTGTAGGCACTTTGAatgccctacatgtacatgtgtgcaccctacatgtatgtgcgcTGTAGGGGAAATTTCAAATCGAATACCAGATTTGCACATTGGAATTTCtgctgttacaatttttttccagaacaccaaattttctcaacttctagCACAAattgcattgaaatgtgtgtttttcagGTGGGTATAATGATAACATAGAATACAACCacagtgtacattgtatactgtataaCCCTGAAGATTGGGCTCAGGCGATATAGCATACACAGCgtactgtgttgtattctatattcgTCGGTCCCCAGTAAGTGGTCTTGGATGGATTAGTGGCAGGTTTAAGtggtcttgggcaggtttgactgtaacagcAATCAtagttatttctttatttactaCACTTATCCAGATCAGTCCTTCTTGCCTCTCTTTCCTTTCAGGATCTTGCCTGCTGGTGTGCTCCTCAACTGCTCTGTGATCTACATTGTGAAAAAATTTGAGAGAAAACAGTTAAGGTCAAataagagatggcagacttcaccccatCATGCTATGCTACACGCAACATTGTGTAAAATTAATGTATATAGGAAATTACAAAAGAAAAACTTCAATTAACTCCCAAAATGGATACATTGCAATTCATTTCCTATATCATGCCAAAACTCATCTGAACTTTGCATTGTAGCATTGATTTTTGCAGAAGGCAATGAAAACACCATTGTCGATTCCATCAGACTCAGAAGACTAAGGTGGTTTGGTCACGTTGTGAGAAGACCACCACACACACTTGTCCACAAAGCATACTAtcaagatttccaaaagccCAGGCCACGGGGGAGACCCCCGAAACGATGGAGAGACCAGATTGAAAAGGACATCGGACAGAGTTTTAAGTTGGCGGAGAGGAGTGCGACGAATCGTGCAGTCTGGAGAAATATCACGgagggagcaaggggccagtcactggcctaggcaggcaggtaggtaggtaaTGAAAACCTAATATGCATACAAAACTGTAGATTGAATCAAACCtaattttacattgtacatttcagAACAGTTACAGTTGTACATAAGCCGATTATGTCCACATTGGCAGTTTTTCCTCCAGTCTTTCAAACCTGGTCAAAAATTTTGGTATTCAAATAAAATTCAGATAAAACATTAACCGTGAAAAACGAAACTTACAGCAATATAATTATTCTAAACTAGAAAAGTGTACCTTCTGCAGTGGTGTTTCCCCCTCCTCCACTATCTGTACCGGCGCCATCTCTATCACGTCCATCTTCACGTCGTCATCGTCCTCCGTCCACAGGAAGTTTGGCGGGGGCAGGGCGTACTTCTCCCCGCGACTCGACACCAGCCACTGTAGCGCCACGAACAACACGTTGGCGATCACCGACCCCCCTAGAGCGAAGTACATCAACCACATGGGATTCCTCTCGAACATGTACCCAACCATGAGCGGCATGAACATCTCGCCAAACGAAGCGCCAACGACAAACACCGCTGCGGCCTTTCCCGTCACGTGGATGTAGCGTTCCGCCCAGGATATCGCCGAGGGAAAGATCGTTGATATTGAGCCTCCGAAAATCCCTGTTGCTACAAACAGCAGTGTCCTGTTGTCTTGGGCGTACACGCAGAGTCCGAGGGAAGACACGATAGCTCCGACCAGGTTGAGTAAAAGGATGACCTTGACAGACAGGCACTTTGTTGTAAAGATGGCGGTCCCCCGTACAAGTGAGAACGTCCCCCAGAATAGCGTGTTCAGTCCTACCGCGTCGTTCTTAGACAGATGAAGCTTGCTCTTGGTTCCGAAGCTGAAGATAAAAGATCCGTAAGCAACCTCGACACCCACGTagatgaaaaagaagaagaaaagcagACTGAGGACTTTGACGGTGAAGGCTCGGTCTGGTTCGGAGGCACCGTGTGGCACCTGCTGTCCACCCAGGAACTTGTAGGAACTAGTGCAGTAGAAAACCACGAACGTCATCCCTACCAGAAACTGGTACACACCAACGATCAGGTACGCCCAGCGTATAGGGCTCAACTTGGACATTTCCGACATGATGGATTGAACGAATTCCTTGCCTTTTGTGTAGACAGCGTTTATCTTGTCAGGCACCGACGAACCTGTGTGAGTGGCGTTCTCTTTCCCCTCTGTAGCACTGCTTGCGTCCCGTTTAGTTGTTTTTCGcatctgttgttgtttggtTGACAGTGGCTGCCTGGTCGAAGGCATATTTTCATCTGGAGTCTCCTCTTGATCTCCTGAACCTTGATcagagtgatgatgatgatggtgatgttgatgatgatgttgttgattGTTGTCCGGATCTTCTCCCCCCATTGTCCAATCGTTATCATCACTACCTTCCTGCtcctcttgttgttgttgttgttgattattGTCTGGATCTTC
This region includes:
- the LOC118423627 gene encoding uncharacterized protein LOC118423627 isoform X4, encoding MLTGAYSDKYKLVQQDQVQQLRTHSARRKEQDRAKTLRQETLRRRKALEDKKKHDAEREAKRREQELAKRRERQQEATEKFQRAHVRQGSARGRKSRTPTLDEVLRQVRGTSRASTTSGVTNTSARTIFSRKYGGSNPDLSTETGGGAGLQYGKLTAEMRTTSERNLASSKKMFEQQLEEQNRLLAEQQQRTIQELHEEVEHLRRSSSLSSLDSLDENRTAPSHHPAYRTDQPISGITVDSKYTDPNYVSQGLYAQGIPAARAGYDMPYGQYYSSTPVTDSNFRGPAGYQYQTGHDTNFQANGYAPHGTGQQPAIIGRPRDTASDYGTQSNAFSSATSVPTNSGGGKSFLGVSGVRIQHGAGQAPAQQRLFTTAPGDRAGFQSSTAGDSNHRAYVPDSHELQVEEANELVQDALAKTPQVMTNTGYGSNARTTTQAPYSNPRYRLLFSQKKAWGTPTSQAEEMTATQSSSTVSSGAGITTVTPSTTRIIPSATTITTTTVSHTTGNSSVAHTNGTSSASSVSQASTTRTPMAYSRPLLNYTRVTENSTVTSNDAHNHTNGYSRTNHDRESTVERNTSYNVPGSQQSRTASGTGISVKGHAVSSEQQTQLHDTQKRLDLLRQEREAHRANGMFQKAEEEEKESDHQSEEEELEEESEPEPPKPKIIKGILKKKSKYESHPSRPFSVVITGGRQIQDSVDLAKQEKKKRGIRWVDLTYDDDEKEQNNELQIGAKPQPSTQTSRPTTTPQATAIHNGPTRLQTGRRRVSSAGSVRKAILARAKAASRQGTITLHGNDSSQPHNEDTPGDQVGKPSNRQLSVSTCSYSIQATPSQPQASTQMPRKVENTKQTNAQTKMENDHEIYSANGLRLDKTPTDDEINWLWDKVRSCLNQRADRSGMETAEQVSTASASKQDPAVTGSRQTAQMSQLTLDGGRLAGSEVVPRLRTMPRVGGFSSAAPTAGGRRRTASENNSASLRRNALLQQRNQQRANTLQKTPTPSQQQVRFTEISQTTTGPIPSAQEPGNRTAGPTDSEVTESLAAFLEAEYMSDQPISEAEIAAALDAMQNRQTGQKAPSALSMEERRLLQSLDRLNQRLKAGNKN